The window ACCGCTTTGATGGTGGGCTCGATGAGCTTGCCGGCCTTGTTCTTTACATTGCCGTATGGCATCTTGTTCTGAAGAGCATAAAGGAGCTCGACATAGCCGACCGAGCCCGGTATCTGCTTCACATAACCGGCCACGCCGGGGTTTCCCTTCTGTCCGATCTGTCCTGCAGGCCAGTTCAGTGACTTTCCGGTACCTATCTTTTCTTTCCACTCCTTGCTGACCTTTGTGAGGTACTCGCTGAAGATATAGGTTGTGCCGCTGCCGTCGGCGCGATGGACAACGCTGATGGGAAGATCAGGTAATTTGATGCCGGGATTGGCGGCTGCGATCTTAGGGTCGGTCCATTTTGTGATCTTGCCCAGGAAGATATCGGCAATAATTCCAGGAGTGAAATTCAGTTTGGGATTTTCCGGAAGGTTGTAGGTAACAACAACGGCGCCGAGACATGTGGGTATATGGAGAACCGTGGCGCCTGCCGCTTGTAATTCCTTTTCGGTCATGAACGCATCTGTTCCACCGAAGTCAACGGTCTTCTTGGTGAGCTGGTTTATGCCGCCCCCTGAGCCGATCCCCTGGTAATTGATCTTTACTT is drawn from Syntrophorhabdaceae bacterium and contains these coding sequences:
- the pstS gene encoding phosphate ABC transporter substrate-binding protein PstS, with translation MFKVCSIFFMVGIIFCMAFTGTSVVAADQELLGAGATFPQPLYSKMFDAYNQQYKVKINYQGIGSGGGINQLTKKTVDFGGTDAFMTEKELQAAGATVLHIPTCLGAVVVTYNLPENPKLNFTPGIIADIFLGKITKWTDPKIAAANPGIKLPDLPISVVHRADGSGTTYIFSEYLTKVSKEWKEKIGTGKSLNWPAGQIGQKGNPGVAGYVKQIPGSVGYVELLYALQNKMPYGNVKNKAGKLIEPTIKAVSASANVSIPDDTNVSLTDSPAANGYPICSFTWLIFYKEQNYGGRNLERAETLAKMLSWVVNDGQKYVEPLQYAPLSKEAVAKSMKLIRSMTYNGKPILK